The nucleotide sequence AAAACAGGCAAATAAGAAATATGATCAATCACTGCGGGAAAAAAACCAGGAGATTAATCAGAACAAAAATAGGTTGTGTCGGTCTAAAAGACCTGAATCCAGGTGAATTCAGGCAATTAACAAAAAACGAAATCATGGAGATTACAAATGTATAAAGTTAAAGTAACTGATAATTTTTCATCAGCCCACAATCTGAGGGAATATGAAGGAAACTGTGAAAAACTTCACGGTCACAATTGGCAGATTGAAGTCTCCCTGAAGGGGGAAGAGCTTGATGAACTGGGTATGCTCGTGGATTTCAGGGAGTTGAAAAAAGAAGTTAAAAACATCCTTAACACTCTGGATCATACATACCTTAACGATCATGAATATTTTTCACGAGTCAATCCCACAAGCGAAAATATAGCACATTTTATTTATAAAAAATTAAAGTCCAGGTTTAAAGACAGGATGGATAGTGTAACTGTATGGGAGAGCAATAATTCTTCAGCGGAGTATTATGAATAATTCTTCTGGGTACATAAAAGAGATTTTTCCGTCGATTCAGGGAGAAGGCAAATATGTCGGAGCAAAACAGCTCTTTGTGAGGCTTGCCGGTTGTTCCATAAACTGTTTAAACTGTGATACCGATTACTCTGCGGAAGACTTTTTTATTATTAATGACAAAAGGATACAAAATCCTGTTTCACCAGTGGATTTAGCTGGTAATATTACTGAAGCCTTTGGTCTTAATTCATTCCACAGCATCTCCATAACAGGCGGAGAACCACTGGATCAATTCGGTTTTTTAAAAGACTTTATTAAAGCTGTCAAAGAAATGTCCGGGATTAGAATCTTTTTGGAAACAAGTGGTTTTTACTCTGATAAGTTATTGGCATTACAAGATATCGTGGATATCTTCAGTATTGATTTAAAGATTAAGAGCTCCTTTGGAGTAAACAATCTTCAGTCAGTTCAAAAAATTATGAGATCAATTGACACAAGCAAAACATATGTTAAACTTATAATTAATAAAAATATAAGTGAAACGGAAATAGACTCTGTACTGAAAGTATTAATGGATTCAAAAATGAAAGAAATATACTTGCAACCTCTGAATAATATAAGTTATAATAATGAGCTGGAGCATATAATTGAGCTTTTACAAAAAAATAAAATTGATGCTTATTTTATCCCTCAAATACAAAAATTTATGGAGATAAGATGAAATTATTTAATAAACATAAAGCAGAAACATTGAGCCAGGCAAAATCTTTATATGCAAAGGGTCACTTTAAGAAAGCGCTGAGTGCCTGTAAAGATTTAATAAATAAAAATCCAAATGATTTCGAAGCATACAATCTTCTTGGTGATATACATTACAAGATGGGTAACAAATCAAAAGCAATAGAAGTTTACAGGAATCTCGCGGAAAAACTCGAA is from Flexistipes sinusarabici DSM 4947 and encodes:
- the queD gene encoding 6-carboxytetrahydropterin synthase QueD, translating into MYKVKVTDNFSSAHNLREYEGNCEKLHGHNWQIEVSLKGEELDELGMLVDFRELKKEVKNILNTLDHTYLNDHEYFSRVNPTSENIAHFIYKKLKSRFKDRMDSVTVWESNNSSAEYYE
- a CDS encoding 7-carboxy-7-deazaguanine synthase QueE yields the protein MNNSSGYIKEIFPSIQGEGKYVGAKQLFVRLAGCSINCLNCDTDYSAEDFFIINDKRIQNPVSPVDLAGNITEAFGLNSFHSISITGGEPLDQFGFLKDFIKAVKEMSGIRIFLETSGFYSDKLLALQDIVDIFSIDLKIKSSFGVNNLQSVQKIMRSIDTSKTYVKLIINKNISETEIDSVLKVLMDSKMKEIYLQPLNNISYNNELEHIIELLQKNKIDAYFIPQIQKFMEIR